One segment of Acidimicrobiia bacterium DNA contains the following:
- a CDS encoding MaoC/PaaZ C-terminal domain-containing protein: MTGLDDLVGEEYGPVPIEPTPDRVAEFVVATGDDPDRWASVVPPSFANAALFAVAPRFLEDSRVVPFTRSLIHSEQRFEWARPAAVGETIDVVGRVGAVRQRAGLNLVSFEVSAFSASGPWLSGSAQFLLSTESAAAAAQEKEPGASERPAHDPPGGPLPLPETGEALEPMRVGASRLDLVRYAAASRDWNPIHWDHWSAVAAGLPGTIVHGLLMTAWMGRLAARYSTADLPLESLAVRFRKPLRPSVSAAVTGTVAGRAETGADLDLVLEADGERLITGTARVTP; this comes from the coding sequence ATGACCGGTCTCGACGACCTGGTCGGTGAGGAGTACGGGCCGGTCCCGATCGAACCGACCCCGGACCGGGTCGCCGAGTTCGTCGTCGCCACCGGCGACGATCCCGACCGCTGGGCGTCGGTGGTCCCACCGTCGTTCGCCAATGCCGCTCTCTTCGCGGTGGCCCCGCGGTTTCTCGAGGATTCCCGGGTGGTGCCGTTCACCCGGTCCCTGATCCACTCGGAGCAGCGCTTCGAATGGGCGCGCCCCGCTGCGGTCGGCGAAACCATCGACGTCGTGGGAAGGGTCGGTGCGGTGCGGCAGCGGGCCGGGCTCAACCTGGTTTCGTTCGAGGTGTCGGCGTTCTCCGCCAGCGGGCCATGGCTCTCCGGGTCGGCGCAGTTCCTCCTGTCGACCGAGTCGGCCGCCGCCGCGGCGCAGGAGAAGGAACCTGGCGCATCCGAGCGCCCGGCCCACGATCCGCCGGGCGGACCGCTGCCGCTTCCCGAGACGGGTGAGGCGCTGGAACCGATGCGGGTCGGCGCGTCGCGACTCGACCTGGTCCGCTACGCCGCCGCCTCCCGCGACTGGAATCCGATCCACTGGGATCACTGGTCGGCGGTCGCCGCCGGGCTCCCCGGCACGATCGTCCACGGTCTCTTGATGACTGCCTGGATGGGTCGCCTGGCGGCGCGGTACTCGACGGCCGACCTGCCGCTGGAGTCGCTCGCGGTGCGGTTCCGCAAGCCACTGCGTCCTTCCGTTTCGGCTGCGGTGACCGGGACCGTGGCCGGGCGAGCCGAGACCGGTGCCGATCTCGACCTCGTCCTCGAAGCAGACGGCGAGCGGTTGATCACCGGGACCGCCCGGGTAACGCCATGA
- a CDS encoding sigma-70 family RNA polymerase sigma factor, which translates to MSLGGVQRSEEELIELARNGDHDAFGELVWRYRDTVYTLAVRLVGPDLAQDVAQEALIRAWRAMPRFRGEAALGTWLHRITVNTAWTLRKRAQRHDTQPLVDDIAEPGRGPEKAGEMVEVRAALSEAITRLSPGQRVVLVLRDVYGWSNAEVSRELGIAQTTTKVRLHRARRRLRELLGEEAL; encoded by the coding sequence ATGAGCCTCGGCGGGGTCCAACGCAGCGAAGAGGAGTTGATCGAGCTCGCTCGCAACGGTGATCACGACGCCTTCGGTGAGCTCGTATGGAGGTACCGCGACACCGTGTACACGCTCGCTGTGCGTCTGGTCGGACCCGACCTCGCCCAGGACGTCGCCCAGGAGGCCCTGATCCGCGCATGGCGGGCGATGCCGCGCTTCCGTGGCGAGGCCGCCCTTGGCACCTGGCTGCACCGCATCACCGTCAACACGGCGTGGACACTGCGCAAGCGGGCGCAGCGCCATGACACTCAGCCGCTCGTCGACGACATCGCCGAGCCCGGCCGCGGTCCGGAGAAGGCAGGGGAGATGGTCGAGGTAAGGGCCGCCCTGTCGGAGGCGATCACCAGGCTCAGCCCGGGGCAGCGGGTGGTCCTCGTGTTGCGCGACGTGTACGGCTGGTCGAACGCCGAGGTGAGCCGCGAGCTCGGTATCGCCCAGACGACGACCAAGGTTCGACTGCACCGGGCCCGTCGGCGCCTGCGGGAGCTTCTCGGGGAGGAGGCGCTGTGA
- the secE gene encoding preprotein translocase subunit SecE, with product MNRELRRLQEIEEKRAKDRRAAAVGQRKRKERVGFRQFIGEVRTELRRVAWPTRRQVVTFTVVTLITAGFVTLFTFGLDVTLKPAILRILETR from the coding sequence ATGAATCGAGAGCTGCGGCGACTCCAGGAGATCGAGGAGAAGCGCGCCAAAGATCGACGGGCCGCTGCCGTGGGTCAGCGCAAGCGCAAGGAGCGGGTCGGATTCCGCCAGTTCATCGGCGAGGTCCGCACCGAGCTGCGCCGGGTCGCCTGGCCGACGCGCCGACAGGTCGTGACCTTCACCGTGGTGACGCTCATCACGGCCGGGTTCGTCACCCTGTTCACCTTCGGACTCGACGTGACGCTCAAGCCGGCGATCCTGCGGATCCTGGAGACCCGATGA